In a genomic window of Leishmania mexicana MHOM/GT/2001/U1103 complete genome, chromosome 30:
- a CDS encoding acetoin dehydrogenase e3 component-like protein: MLRRTLYTLTRPRNLAAASRDKAHFDVCVIGGGPAGIAAALRAADYNKRVCIVEKARLGGNDLWDGALQSKTMWECSSIMAKMRGDAAMRLYGESLDRYLEIDEVKMRQSMEQVSRIREEQIQAALNASPNVELVFGRATFSSNHEIQCHNKRTKEFRSITADYFIVATGSKPRKHPFVATDGRLVMTSDHVMRAPLPKSLVIVGAGVIGCELASIIGRLGKTKVSIIDKAPHILPREDPDIVRVIEGGMDRAGIVVHHNSDLYDMQPWEETEEEAKARHPADPAPQSGVQYTVMDRTTRKLTTFQVERALISIGRVPDYSRLGIENTTLKTRGSQLHVNEFGQCVDTPHIFAVGDAATHMQLVSMGEAQAKLAVDYIYGTEPKVVPNLMETMSSVAFLTRAVASVGYNESQCQEKGIAYIAARYSYEVVSRAVAAANTKGFVKIICADDPERRILGVRALGMNASTLVDIGALAIQNGQSVFDLAGRLTAYPAVSQAFQECLRSILDLPAQLNADPARGVKLTKWTPSDMNRGVAYKGKTAASD, translated from the coding sequence atgctgcgccgcacactATACACTCTCACCCGCCCTCGCAACTTggccgctgcgtcgcgggACAAGGCGCACTTCGACGTGTGTGTCATCGGCGGTGGCCCTGCCGGGATTGCGGCAGCACTGCGGGCGGCCGATTATAACAAGCGCGTCTGCATCGTTGAGAAGGCGCGGCTTGGAGGCAATGACTTGTGGGACGGCGCACTGCAGTCGAAGACCATGTGGGAGTGCTCGTCTATCATGGCCAAGATgcgcggcgatgcagccATGCGCCTCTACGGCGAGAGCCTCGATCGCTACCTCGAGATCGACGAGGTCAAGATGCGGCAGTCAATGGAACAAGTGAGCCGCATCCGCGAGGAGCAGATCCAGGCAGCACTCAACGCCTCGCCGAACGTAGAACTCGTGTTTGGCAGGGCGACCTTTAGCAGCAATCACGAGATCCAGTGCCATAACAAGCGGACGAAGGAGTTCCGAAGCATCACGGCGGACTATTTCATCGTCGCCACCGGGTCGAAGCCACGGAAGCACCCTTTCGTGGCAACGGACGGGCGGTTGGTCATGACCTCTGACCACGTCATGCGAGCCCCGCTGCCGAAGAGCTTGGTGATCGTGGGCGCTGGCGTGATTGGCTGCGAGCTTGCCAGCATCATCGGCCGCCTCGGCAAAACGAAAGTCTCCATCATCGACAAAGCGCCGCACATCCTGCCGCGGGAGGACCCCGACATTGTTCGCGTGATCGAGGGCGGTATGGATCGCGCCGGGATCGTTGTCCACCACAACTCCGACCTCTATGATATGCAGCCGTgggaggagacggaggaggaggcgaaggcgcggCACCCGGCCGACCCCGCGCCGCAGTCTGGCGTGCAGTACACTGTAATGGATCGAACCACGCGGAAACTGACAACGTTCCAGGTGGAGCGTGCCCTCATCTCGATCGGCCGCGTGCCGGACTACTCCCGCCTCGGTATCGAGAACACCACTCTCAAGACGCGTGGCAGCCAGCTGCACGTGAACGAGTTTGGCCAGTGCGTTGACACGCCACACAtcttcgccgtcggcgacgccgctaCGCACATGCAGCTCGTCAGCATGGGCGAGGCCCAGGCGAAGCTCGCCGTGGACTATATCTACGGCACGGAGCCAAAGGTAGTGCCGAACTTGATGGAGACCATGTCCAGCGTTGCCTTCTTGacccgcgccgtcgcctccgtcgGGTACAACGAGTCGCAATGCCAGGAGAAGGGCATTGCCTACATTGCTGCGCGGTACAGCTACGAGGTCGTCAGCCgcgcggtggctgctgccaACACGAAGGGCTTCGTGAAAATCATCTGTGCCGACGACCCGGAGCGGCGCATCCTCGGCGTGCGGGCGTTGGGCATGAACGCGAGCACACTCGTAGATATTGGTGCACTGGCCATTCAAAACGGCCAGAGCGTGTTCGACCTCGCGGGTCGCCTGACTGCGTATCCAGCCGTCTCGCAGGCCTTCCAGGAGTGTCTGCGGTCCATCCTAGACCTCCCAGCACAGCTAAATGCAGATCCGGCGCGCGGCGTTAAGCTGACGAAGTGGACGCCATCTGACATGAACAGGGGGGTGGCTTACAAGGGaaagacggcggcgtcggacTAG